The region CCTATATTAATTGAGTTTTTCCAATTAAATTGCCCCGGTTGCTTCTTGTATGGTATACCAGAAGCAATAAAATTTTATAAATTGTATAGTAGCAAGGGACTTAAAGTTATTGGTGTCTCTACTGCTTTTGAAGATTTTGACAAAAACAATTTAGAAAATTTAAAGCTTTTGATAAACGAAAATAAAGTTATAGGCGCTCCAAAATTAATACTAAAAGAGAAGGGACTTGTTGAAGAAGATGGAGTTTTACCCTTTAAAATACCTTTCCCTGTTGGAATGGACGAAATAACCGAAATAAATGGATTTAAAATAGGAAAAACTTTTTATGAATACGGATTGCAAGGAACACCATCTGCTGTTTTAATAGACAAAGAAGGTTTTATTGCCCACAAAGTATTCGGCTACCATCCAAATTTAGAGGATATGATAAAAGAATTGCTTTAAACAAAACTCAACCATTTGTAGTATTTTTTAACCTTTGCTGTAACAACATCTTTGTAAAA is a window of bacterium HR34 DNA encoding:
- the resA gene encoding Thiol-disulfide oxidoreductase ResA, giving the protein MEKEKAKNLHIEQWVQGDKKNIEELKGNPILIEFFQLNCPGCFLYGIPEAIKFYKLYSSKGLKVIGVSTAFEDFDKNNLENLKLLINENKVIGAPKLILKEKGLVEEDGVLPFKIPFPVGMDEITEINGFKIGKTFYEYGLQGTPSAVLIDKEGFIAHKVFGYHPNLEDMIKELL